One window from the genome of Bacillus weihaiensis encodes:
- a CDS encoding ABC transporter ATP-binding protein, translating into MIELADITKTYKVGNETLDVLKGIDLYIQNGEFVAIMGPSGSGKSTLMNVIGCLDQPSTGSYLLDSIDISTYEDEKLAKVRNLSIGFVFQQFQLLPRLTALKNVELPMIYAGIKKKEREEKAKLALEKVGLGDRIHHLPNELSGGQKQRVAIARSIVNEPKIILADEPTGALDSKTSVAIMDQFTKLNKEGTTIILVTHEYEVAEYAKRIITVRDGSILSDEERRNLE; encoded by the coding sequence ATGATTGAACTAGCGGATATTACGAAAACCTATAAAGTAGGGAATGAAACGCTGGATGTACTTAAAGGAATAGATCTATATATACAAAATGGCGAATTTGTTGCAATAATGGGTCCTTCAGGCTCTGGAAAATCAACGCTAATGAATGTTATTGGTTGTTTAGATCAACCCTCAACAGGTTCTTATTTGTTGGATTCTATTGATATTTCAACATATGAAGATGAAAAACTAGCAAAAGTTCGTAACTTATCTATCGGATTTGTTTTTCAACAATTTCAATTGTTACCAAGATTAACAGCTCTTAAAAATGTTGAGTTACCTATGATTTACGCAGGTATAAAGAAAAAGGAAAGAGAAGAAAAAGCTAAGCTGGCTTTAGAAAAAGTAGGGTTGGGTGATCGAATCCATCATCTACCTAATGAATTATCAGGGGGTCAAAAGCAAAGAGTAGCAATTGCTCGTTCAATTGTTAATGAACCTAAAATCATCTTAGCTGATGAGCCGACAGGAGCTCTTGATAGCAAAACAAGCGTAGCGATTATGGATCAATTCACAAAACTAAACAAAGAAGGAACAACTATTATTCTTGTAACCCATGAGTATGAAGTAGCGGAGTATGCAAAGCGTATCATTACCGTTAGAGATGGGTCCATTCTTTCTGATGAAGAAAGGAGGAACCTAGAATGA
- a CDS encoding efflux RND transporter periplasmic adaptor subunit, with product MKKKIWISVGVVMIIAVLVGINVLKGVNKEIPEVTTFTVKEQEISGTVMVPGTLSLKDETKVYFEPEKGEVAEILVEVGEEVQEGTVLLRYENEQLELEKEQNALSLESSYLRINQVKKQIESLEGKEKDLAKQIGDDEANKQIETERSQLNTDLKVADLEARQVLLQKETIEKKIGELDVKSEGNGTILSVNSSATTGQQDTPLIHIAEKNELIVKGKLSEYDSLKIKEKQAVTLTSDVLPEDEWQGTVNYVGYIPEITSSGIGTEEQSAQYPIEIIMKDKEIKAKPGFKLIMEIETEKRTSLVIPLEAVKQEGDKQIVYISKNGKVILKEVETGTTSGEMIELISGVDEGDKIIVDSTAELDSNMEVIEND from the coding sequence ATGAAGAAGAAAATTTGGATATCAGTTGGGGTAGTAATGATCATCGCTGTGCTAGTAGGGATAAATGTATTGAAGGGCGTAAACAAAGAAATACCAGAAGTGACTACGTTTACCGTAAAAGAACAAGAAATTTCAGGAACGGTTATGGTACCAGGGACTCTTAGCTTGAAGGACGAGACAAAGGTTTATTTTGAACCGGAAAAAGGAGAAGTTGCTGAGATTTTAGTAGAGGTAGGGGAGGAAGTGCAAGAGGGTACAGTGCTTCTTCGATATGAGAACGAACAATTAGAATTAGAAAAAGAGCAAAATGCATTATCTCTAGAATCATCATACTTACGAATTAACCAAGTGAAAAAACAAATCGAATCTTTAGAGGGAAAGGAAAAAGACCTTGCGAAACAAATAGGAGATGATGAAGCAAATAAACAAATTGAAACTGAACGGTCACAATTGAATACAGACTTAAAAGTAGCCGACCTTGAAGCGAGGCAAGTATTACTTCAAAAAGAAACAATCGAAAAGAAAATAGGGGAGTTAGACGTCAAAAGTGAAGGAAATGGAACGATTTTATCTGTTAATTCCTCTGCCACAACTGGACAACAAGACACTCCACTTATACATATAGCAGAAAAAAATGAACTTATCGTAAAAGGAAAGTTATCAGAATATGATTCTTTAAAAATAAAAGAAAAACAAGCAGTCACTCTTACCTCGGATGTTCTCCCAGAAGATGAATGGCAGGGCACTGTAAATTACGTAGGGTATATACCAGAAATAACTTCATCTGGAATTGGAACTGAAGAACAATCAGCACAATATCCTATTGAGATCATAATGAAAGATAAAGAGATAAAAGCTAAACCAGGCTTTAAACTAATAATGGAAATTGAAACAGAAAAAAGGACGTCACTAGTTATCCCTTTAGAGGCGGTTAAACAAGAAGGTGACAAGCAAATAGTTTATATTAGTAAAAATGGTAAAGTAATTCTAAAAGAGGTTGAAACAGGAACAACAAGCGGCGAGATGATCGAACTGATTTCAGGTGTGGACGAGGGTGATAAAATCATCGTGGATTCGACAGCTGAGCTTGATTCAAATATGGAAGTGATTGAAAATGATTGA
- a CDS encoding Yip1 family protein codes for MEQDTIQTKRPTLVGMIFSPGEQIERVKERPVIWLPLIILTVLTTLVALYVTVNLDFTAISGMEKTPEQEQMVKVSGVVSAVLGGLVGTPISYLIFAAIFLGISKLAKSEVSFKQMFSLIIHVSFISLIGQVLNQVIIVAIGANPSIMITSLQSIIAAEGALGRILSVIEVFSIWYYILLALGLMKVANLSKLQAYIIVGIFFIIGLIIAAVTPPIAPLEGGGQF; via the coding sequence ATGGAACAAGATACAATTCAAACAAAAAGACCAACCTTAGTAGGAATGATTTTTAGTCCAGGTGAACAGATTGAGAGAGTAAAAGAAAGACCAGTAATATGGTTACCTTTAATTATTCTTACAGTTCTTACAACGCTGGTAGCTCTATATGTTACAGTGAATCTTGATTTTACTGCTATTTCTGGCATGGAAAAGACACCTGAGCAAGAACAAATGGTGAAGGTTTCTGGGGTAGTAAGTGCAGTTCTTGGAGGATTAGTAGGAACACCAATTAGTTACCTTATTTTTGCAGCAATTTTTCTTGGAATAAGCAAGTTGGCAAAATCAGAGGTATCATTCAAACAAATGTTTTCCCTCATTATACATGTAAGCTTTATTAGTCTAATTGGTCAAGTTTTAAATCAAGTAATCATTGTAGCAATCGGAGCTAACCCTTCTATCATGATAACTAGTCTACAAAGTATTATAGCTGCAGAAGGGGCTTTAGGGCGTATTTTGAGTGTTATAGAAGTATTTAGTATTTGGTATTATATCTTACTGGCACTAGGACTTATGAAAGTAGCGAATCTATCGAAGTTACAAGCGTATATAATAGTAGGAATTTTCTTTATTATAGGATTAATTATCGCTGCTGTTACTCCTCCTATTGCTCCTTTAGAAGGGGGCGGACAATTCTAA